The following coding sequences are from one Candidatus Hydrogenedentota bacterium window:
- a CDS encoding ion transporter produces the protein MSENEIQSPFRRFQHRLRVIIFEADTASGKLFDVVLIALIVLSVITVMLDSVKSYNAVFAHEFHIAEWVFTIVFTIEYILRLICIEKPARYARSFFGIVDLLAILPTYVSLLVPGSHYLLVIRLVRVLRVFRVLKIMQYVGEADLLMVALHESRRKIAIFLFAVITLATIAGSLMYVIEGEASGYTSIPKSIYWAIVTLTTVGYGDISPITPLGQAVATAIMLLGYGIIAVPTGIVSVELARATERQARNRSVRACPSCGGEFHALEAKYCMHCGEML, from the coding sequence ATGAGCGAAAACGAAATCCAATCGCCCTTCAGGCGCTTCCAGCACCGGCTGCGCGTGATCATCTTCGAGGCCGACACCGCATCCGGCAAGTTGTTTGATGTCGTGCTCATCGCGCTGATCGTCCTCAGTGTCATTACGGTCATGCTCGACAGCGTGAAGTCCTACAACGCCGTTTTCGCGCATGAGTTCCACATTGCGGAGTGGGTCTTCACGATCGTCTTCACGATCGAATACATCCTGCGGCTGATCTGCATCGAAAAGCCGGCCCGCTACGCCCGCAGCTTCTTCGGTATCGTGGACCTCCTCGCCATTCTGCCCACCTACGTCAGCCTGCTGGTACCCGGCAGCCACTACCTCCTGGTGATTCGGCTCGTACGCGTCCTGCGCGTCTTTCGCGTGCTCAAGATCATGCAATACGTCGGCGAGGCCGATCTCCTCATGGTCGCGCTTCACGAGAGCCGCCGGAAAATCGCCATCTTCCTCTTCGCGGTCATCACGCTGGCCACGATCGCCGGCTCGCTCATGTATGTTATCGAGGGCGAGGCAAGCGGCTATACCAGCATTCCCAAGAGCATTTACTGGGCCATCGTCACCCTGACGACTGTCGGCTACGGCGATATCTCCCCCATTACGCCGCTCGGGCAGGCGGTCGCGACGGCCATCATGCTACTGGGCTACGGCATTATCGCGGTGCCCACCGGCATCGTAAGCGTGGAGCTGGCCCGCGCCACCGAACGCCAGGCCCGAAACCGCAGCGTGCGCGCGTGCCCCTCCTGTGGCGGCGAATTCCACGCGCTCGAAGCGAAATACTGCATGCACTGCGGAGAGATGCTGTAG
- the mutY gene encoding A/G-specific adenine glycosylase, with product MQKAPALRKSLLRWFREEARDLPWRKTRDPYHVWLSEVLLQQTRVDQGLPYYERFLAAMPALEDLARASEDEVLKLWEGLGYYTRARNLHKAARQVLDQYGGRLPEKAELLQLLPGVGKYTAGAIASIAFGERAPVVDGNVKRVLSRVFNIAQPIDDAAVDRKLWGLAEALVPESDPGDFNQAMMELGARICTPKKPDCGSCPIASECEAFARGVQEKRPVRKPRKTVPHKEIVVAVIAEDGRYLIGKRPPEGMLAGLWEFPGGKVEAGESHQDALVRECREELGVEVKAGGMIATLNHAYTHLKVTLNVYRCVILSGKPRARTHSELMWVRPDAFDEYAFPKANHKFLGLLR from the coding sequence ATGCAAAAGGCCCCGGCCCTCCGCAAATCCCTTCTCCGATGGTTTCGTGAAGAGGCCCGCGATCTGCCCTGGCGCAAGACCCGGGATCCGTATCACGTGTGGCTCTCGGAGGTCCTGTTGCAACAGACCCGGGTGGATCAGGGACTCCCGTACTACGAGCGCTTCCTGGCGGCCATGCCGGCGCTGGAGGATCTCGCGCGCGCGAGCGAAGACGAGGTGCTGAAGTTGTGGGAAGGGCTCGGGTACTACACCCGCGCGCGCAACCTGCACAAGGCCGCGCGGCAGGTGCTGGACCAGTATGGCGGGCGGCTTCCCGAGAAGGCCGAGCTGCTTCAATTGCTGCCGGGCGTCGGCAAGTACACGGCGGGGGCGATCGCCAGCATCGCGTTTGGCGAGCGGGCGCCCGTGGTGGATGGGAACGTGAAGCGCGTGCTGAGCCGGGTGTTCAATATTGCCCAGCCGATTGACGACGCGGCGGTCGACCGGAAATTGTGGGGGCTGGCGGAGGCGCTTGTTCCGGAGTCGGACCCGGGCGACTTCAACCAGGCGATGATGGAGCTGGGCGCGCGCATCTGCACGCCCAAGAAGCCCGATTGCGGCTCCTGCCCGATCGCATCCGAGTGCGAGGCTTTTGCGCGCGGCGTCCAGGAGAAGCGGCCGGTGCGGAAACCCCGGAAGACGGTTCCGCACAAGGAAATCGTGGTGGCGGTCATTGCCGAGGATGGGCGCTATCTCATTGGCAAGCGCCCGCCGGAGGGGATGCTCGCGGGGCTGTGGGAATTCCCCGGCGGGAAGGTTGAGGCCGGCGAGAGCCACCAGGACGCGCTTGTGCGGGAGTGCCGGGAGGAGCTCGGCGTGGAGGTGAAGGCCGGCGGCATGATCGCCACGCTTAATCACGCCTACACGCACCTGAAGGTGACGCTGAACGTGTACCGGTGCGTGATTCTTTCGGGGAAGCCGCGCGCGCGCACCCACAGCGAGTTGATGTGGGTGCGCCCGGACGCGTTTGACGAATACGCGTTTCCGAAGGCGAACCACAAGTTCCTGGGGCTTCTGCGCTGA
- a CDS encoding sulfatase, whose translation MTRGIPRGGVRAAVLMPLLVVLLAGCGGAADPPAAATSNTRPNVVFILIDTLRADRVHAVRHGRPVMPFLSGMARESAWYPNAISPSSWTKPALASIITGVYPYAHGIVYSARLEDPERPTSDRLAESWTTLAERFTSAGYTTWAFQTNANLAPALGFAQGYEAGHYHFHNGAPAEAVTSAAIAALPSLDPPFFLYAHYMDPHAPYRPDPAVAGALGPMPDLPAYDQALIDDDARFMAYYLDQVQTAIGLQPAHTIPDLSEAGKEAVRHRYDLECLAADRAVETLVRGIRAVEPNTVFVVLSDHGEEFWERGGMGHGVTLHQEQIRVPLIIDAPFAGPAEHAERVSVLTVLQDLWGRLGVASRESPGGAALSFTRGPWASLGVDQRAIVHEGAVWIEDSAGGRHWLFDLDADPGELDDRSGADPDRAERLRSLLEESQPRSPAGVVEGAALSESDLEALDAVGYLGGRD comes from the coding sequence GTGACGCGAGGTATACCACGCGGGGGCGTGCGCGCGGCGGTGCTGATGCCGCTGCTCGTTGTGCTTCTCGCCGGGTGTGGCGGCGCGGCCGATCCCCCAGCCGCGGCCACGTCGAACACGCGCCCCAACGTGGTGTTTATCCTCATCGACACGTTGCGGGCGGACCGTGTTCACGCGGTGCGCCATGGCCGCCCGGTGATGCCGTTTCTTTCGGGGATGGCCCGGGAAAGCGCGTGGTACCCCAACGCGATAAGCCCGTCGAGCTGGACGAAGCCGGCGCTTGCCTCGATAATCACGGGCGTGTATCCCTATGCGCACGGGATCGTGTACAGCGCGCGATTGGAGGATCCCGAGCGCCCCACAAGCGACCGCTTGGCGGAGTCGTGGACGACCCTCGCGGAGCGCTTCACGTCGGCGGGGTATACGACCTGGGCCTTTCAGACCAACGCCAACCTGGCGCCCGCGCTGGGTTTCGCCCAGGGATACGAAGCGGGCCACTACCACTTTCACAACGGGGCGCCCGCGGAGGCGGTGACGTCGGCCGCGATTGCGGCGCTGCCGTCGCTGGACCCGCCGTTCTTCCTGTATGCGCACTATATGGATCCCCATGCGCCCTACCGGCCCGATCCCGCCGTGGCCGGCGCGCTGGGGCCGATGCCGGATCTCCCGGCGTACGACCAGGCGCTTATCGACGATGACGCGCGGTTTATGGCCTACTATCTGGATCAGGTTCAGACCGCGATCGGGCTTCAGCCGGCGCACACGATACCCGATCTATCCGAAGCGGGTAAGGAGGCCGTGCGCCACCGGTACGACCTGGAGTGCCTGGCCGCGGACCGCGCGGTCGAGACGCTGGTGCGCGGCATCCGCGCGGTGGAACCGAACACGGTCTTCGTGGTGCTTTCCGATCACGGGGAAGAGTTCTGGGAGCGCGGCGGCATGGGCCACGGCGTGACGCTGCACCAGGAGCAAATCCGCGTGCCGTTGATCATCGATGCGCCCTTCGCCGGCCCCGCGGAGCACGCCGAGCGGGTGTCCGTGCTGACCGTGCTCCAGGATTTGTGGGGCCGCCTGGGCGTGGCGTCGCGGGAATCGCCCGGGGGAGCGGCGCTCTCGTTCACGCGCGGGCCGTGGGCGTCGCTGGGCGTGGATCAGCGGGCGATCGTGCATGAAGGCGCGGTCTGGATCGAGGACAGCGCGGGCGGCCGCCACTGGCTGTTTGATCTGGACGCGGACCCCGGCGAGCTGGACGACCGATCGGGCGCCGATCCGGATCGCGCCGAACGGCTGCGAAGCCTGCTGGAAGAGTCGCAGCCCCGATCCCCCGCCGGAGTCGTCGAAGGCGCCGCGTTAAGCGAGAGCGATCTGGAGGCCCTGGACGCGGTGGGATATCTCGGCGGCCGGGACTGA
- a CDS encoding sulfatase-like hydrolase/transferase, with the protein MTATAVARPADVRPGSPNILLILVDDLGNGDLESHGAPDMKTPHLNALMEAGVRLDNFYANCPVCSPTRAALLSGRYPDLAGVPGVIRTHWDNSWGYLREDIDLLPAVLRRAGYHTAMVGKWHLGLEAPNRPWERGFDHFQGFLGDMMDDYYNHRRHGIHYMRKNERAVFPEGHSTDIFSDWAADYIRYQAEAEAPFFLYLAYNAPHTPIEPPDEWLARVKAREPGIADDRAALVALIEHMDDGIGRTVQALKDTGQYDDTMIIFCSDNGGQASAGGTNGPVRGAKQDMYEGGIKVPGCVSWPARIAPAQRRDDPVMTMDFYPTLCGLAGVPFDPRADGVDLAPALWGDGGVDPDRTMIWMRREGGQYGGQDYYAIRRGPWKLVQNSPFETFELFNLAEDPKEAAPVSGNHPMRAELARALREHVLRAGSVPWQRPPGI; encoded by the coding sequence ATGACGGCCACCGCGGTGGCGCGGCCCGCGGATGTGCGCCCGGGCAGCCCGAACATCCTGCTCATTCTCGTCGATGATCTGGGCAATGGCGACCTCGAATCCCATGGCGCCCCCGATATGAAGACGCCCCACCTCAACGCGCTCATGGAAGCGGGCGTGCGCCTGGACAACTTCTATGCGAACTGTCCCGTGTGCTCGCCGACCCGGGCCGCCCTCCTGAGCGGACGTTATCCGGATCTCGCGGGCGTCCCCGGCGTCATTCGCACCCATTGGGACAATTCCTGGGGCTACCTCCGGGAGGACATCGACCTGTTGCCGGCCGTGCTGCGCCGCGCGGGTTACCACACCGCCATGGTCGGCAAGTGGCACCTCGGCCTCGAAGCGCCCAACCGGCCCTGGGAGCGCGGCTTCGACCACTTCCAGGGCTTCCTCGGCGACATGATGGACGACTACTACAACCACCGGCGTCACGGGATCCACTACATGCGCAAGAACGAGCGCGCGGTCTTCCCCGAGGGCCACTCCACGGACATCTTCAGCGATTGGGCCGCCGACTACATCCGCTATCAGGCCGAGGCCGAAGCGCCCTTCTTCCTGTACCTCGCCTACAACGCACCCCACACCCCCATCGAGCCGCCCGACGAGTGGCTGGCCCGCGTCAAGGCGCGCGAGCCCGGCATTGCCGATGATCGCGCCGCGCTGGTGGCGCTGATCGAACACATGGACGATGGGATTGGCCGCACCGTGCAGGCCCTGAAGGATACCGGCCAGTACGACGACACGATGATCATCTTCTGCTCCGACAACGGCGGCCAGGCCAGCGCCGGCGGAACCAACGGCCCCGTGCGCGGCGCGAAACAGGACATGTACGAGGGCGGCATCAAGGTCCCCGGCTGCGTCAGCTGGCCCGCGCGCATCGCGCCCGCGCAACGGCGCGACGACCCCGTAATGACCATGGATTTCTACCCCACTCTGTGCGGCCTGGCCGGCGTGCCCTTCGATCCCCGCGCCGACGGCGTCGATCTGGCGCCGGCGCTCTGGGGCGACGGCGGCGTCGACCCCGACCGCACCATGATCTGGATGCGGCGCGAGGGCGGGCAGTACGGCGGCCAGGATTACTACGCCATCCGCCGGGGCCCGTGGAAACTTGTTCAGAACAGCCCCTTCGAGACCTTCGAGCTCTTCAACCTCGCCGAAGATCCGAAGGAGGCCGCGCCCGTCTCGGGCAACCACCCCATGCGCGCCGAACTCGCCCGCGCGCTACGGGAACATGTGCTGCGCGCCGGATCGGTCCCGTGGCAACGTCCACCGGGCATATAG